One Chaetodon trifascialis isolate fChaTrf1 chromosome 13, fChaTrf1.hap1, whole genome shotgun sequence DNA segment encodes these proteins:
- the ninl gene encoding ninein-like protein isoform X3 produces MEEVAHSRYVAQLKAEFDSCDTTATGFLDREELTALCRKLQLDAHLPLLLDTLLGERTYARVNFEEFKEGFVAVLSRSLDFSTSEDDSSYLEPVVPEEVKPKFVKGAKRYGRRSRPDSKPDAALTCDSEDSPPSRTKATDSSPAGVRRAKLRRSTSLESVESLKSDEEAGSQKENVQPDFQSKGPQQEEVELGVVVGGGGGDGGVLMAVCDHLGLQQLNTEELDALLRKLDADLDGRVSIRDFQKVLRGSAPVSCSTPVRSADLQRAPHRSQAVIEERSARSASPSLLTATVGQRVLSRLDDGSGCSSPERVIALWTEEGIRNSREILQTLDFPLEERLSLADLTLALDNELLVSGNGIHQAALISYKNEIQHLQAVAEQACRERDKVKADLDLADQRNLQLVREVDDRHASMETLNQSRIRDLEQDFRDRLTALRSQSEQESEALLQQVERERSTMQEELQLLRAQEAELQEELCRATQENSCMEEELTVVKLKLNEAESSVNKLQRDLDQLLHDKFGSLDPAGAGLSLEERFSEIVKEYELQCRVRDELRDRNDELSSELELLKSQRSDRKSRRSAGDAAEALSWTEQQSIRAESDSDEADMKRSSSPPVRKKLQPADKTALCSLDSVSGPAVSIQTELALEQLKQKHNQELQQLHIQLETQVNYYERSLELMRQSMEVERKDISQAFKLEISELEEQKAQAEQQVKQLKETLDKLQTQIQHAGGGGWSNEQERRMQRERAELEQNFAREISNLVQRLSAEKDQLEAELKLRMDQEVMLVREDAEQQLSHMKLQHAEGQRHLLHQLHQERQRLQEQRGYWEDRLTQSEQEKVRCEERAEEEQARICSQLSSEKKKVEEEVSSLQEVIQNSHLQISQSEATLEEFRELCGQLEDDLKASRGRCSELEARLEEACTQLEESITFLESHEVLNKRLASEKSSVEEELQLMKTKEEQLLVQVTQLKEELGNLQAASDSILQDREVVADNCSRLSNAFVQQQAQLRAREQTVSALRAELEALQEAMRSKADCVSKLTAELDSLKMDRNRLIQDLKDQAMAVDNLRLELDAVSEELDRRRSAETALQEALKQEQTRTSQLHASLVEQKEEICCLSQEKGTYTRLADQLSTQIVEMEEEISTLRDHLRELSSQLNGTADLVLNLRRQLNTKTSEVDRLRGEVADGADRLRQAKASSDKHRSNVQQLTNQLEAKDGELDLTREQVLQLQQALRDSQNQLRTAEEDFEREKRGMTQQLMELEKLVLALEEVMDPASPHRTQLEEARSENGALQERLSVLQQEVQNLEDDVAKKRRKLEEMEREHERSREEEEKLHKENSRYREEVLDLSSRNLQLSNDNAELSARLRGDQESVRMLQERLAMVSKEQEEEGASVRRLQDVAMQQEREKLQQQAAWTQEKQLLERELGSYKEKLGRLPELEAELSGVTLKLQWLEEDKSKLLREADDRNNKVEKLQQSLLSLESEAEVLRSQLHAVSQEKLGHAQEVSDLQRKLRDAQNKVEELETSIRKLMREKEELHQALEEQEEQTSITLQEESHKLRVQNQELQHKLSELQVQGLEVQKLTQAQQNLKSKLNELERERTQAQDQVQRADAALSVVQAQHLRQLQQLQERVGDGCREQVEQLQARLVEEQRRSQQLEETLRLQAQQSSSQISMKQDQHEKAMSALQQRMEELETKLKGVRLVLQEKVQQLKEQLAKNTKSSMLLKDLYVENSQLMKALQVTEQRQKNAEKKNFLLEDKVKALNKLLREIVPASLAT; encoded by the exons GTGAACTTCGAGGAGTTTAAAGAAGGTTTCGTGGCCGTCCTGTCTCGCTCGCTGGACTTCAGCACATCAGAGGATGACAGCAGCTACCTGGAGCCAG ttGTTCCAGAAGAGGTGAAGCCAAAGTTCGTGAAGGGGGCGAAGCGTTATGGCCGCCGCTCCCGTCCTGACAGTAAACCCGACGCCGCGCTGACCTGCGACTCAGAGGACTCGCCGCCATCCAGAACCAAAGCCACAGACTCGTCTCCGGCCGGCGTCCGCAGGGCCAAACTCAGACGATCCACATCTCTGGAGAGCGTTGAG agccTGAAGTCTGATGAGgaggcaggaagtcagaaggAGAACGTCCAGCCAGACTTTCAGTCTAAAG gccctcagcaggaggaggtggagctgggaGTTGTtgttggaggaggtggaggagatggcGGTGTCCTGATGGCGGTGTGTGATCACCTgggcctgcagcagctcaacaCAGAG GAGCTGGACGCGCTGCTCAGGAAGCTGGACGCCGACCTGGACGGCAGAGTCAGCATCAGGGACTTCCAGAAGGTTCTCCGTGGCTCCGCCCCTGTCTCCTGCTCCACGCCTGTACgatcagctgacctgcagaGGGCGCCACACAGG TCCCAGGCGGTGATAGAGGAGCGCTCGGCTCGCTCCGCCTCACCCTCCCTGCTGACGGCCACGGTGGGTCAGAGAGTCCTCAGCCGGCTGGACGACGGCTCAGGATGCAGCAGCCCCGAGCGGGTCATCGCCCTCTGGACCGAGGAGGGGATCAGGAACAGCCGGGAGATCCTGCAG ACTCTGGACTTCCCTCTGGAGGAGCGTCTCAGTCTGGCGGACCTGACTCTGGCTCTGGACAACGAGCTGCTGGTGAGCGGGAACGGCATCCACCAGGCGGCGCTCATCTCCTACAAGAACGAGATCCAGCACCTGCA gGCGGTGGCGGAGCAGGCCTGCAGGGAGCGGGATAAGGTGAAGGCAGACCTGGATCTGGCTGATCAGAGGAACCTGCAGCTGGTCAGAGAGGTGGACGACCGCCACGCCAGCATGGAGACCCTCAACCAGAGCCGGATCAG GGACCTGGAGCAGGACTTCCGTGATAGGCTGACGGCTCTGCGCAGCCAGTCGGAGCAGGAGAGCgaggctctgctgcagcaggtggagagggagCGCAGCACaatgcaggaggagctgcagctgctccggGCGCAGGAGgcggagctgcaggaggagctctgCCGCGCCACACAG GAGAACAGTTGTAtggaggaggagctgactgttgtgaagctgaagctgaatgaaGCAGAAAGCTCAGTGAACAAACTGCAGAGAGACCTGGACCAGCTGCTGCACGACAAG TTTGGCAGCTTGGACCCGGCAGGTGCTGGTCTGAGTCTCGAGGAGCGTTTCTCCGAGATCGTCAAAGAGTACGAGCTGCAGTGTCGGGTAAGAGAC gagCTGCGGGACAGAAATGATGAGCTGAGCTCAGAGTTGGAGCTGCTGAAGAGTCAGAGGAGCGACAGGAAGTCCAGACGATCAGCAGGAGACGCCGCCGAGGCTCTGAGCTGGACCGAACAACAGTCCATCCGCGCCGAGTCAGACTCtg ACGAGGCGGACATGAAGCGCAGCTCGTCTCCTCCGGTCAGGAAGAAACTGCAGCCGGCAGATAAAACTG CTCTGTGTTCGTTGGACAGCGTCTCCGGTCCGGCTGTCAGCATTCAGACTGAACTGGCTCtggagcagctgaagcagaaacacaaccaggagctgcagcagctgcacatcCAGCTCGAGACGCAG gtgaacTACTACGAGCGCAGTCTGGAGCTGATGAGACAGAGCATGGAGGTCGAACGGAAAGACATCTCTCAGGCCTTCAAG CTGGAGATCAgcgagctggaggagcagaaagCTCAGGCGgagcagcaggtgaagcagctgaaggagacGCTGGACAAACTGCAGACTCAGATCCagcatgcaggaggaggagggtggagcaACGAGCAGGAGCGCAG GATGCAACGTGAGCGGGCGGAGCTGGAGCAGAACTTTGCCAGAGAGATCAGCAACCTGGTCCAGAGACTGAGCGCCGAGAAGGATCAgctggaggctgagctgaagctgaggaTGGACCAGGAAGTGATGCTGGTCAG GGAGgacgcagagcagcagctctctcacatgaagctgcagcacgCCGAGGGTCAGcgccacctcctccaccagctccaccagGAGCGACagaggctgcaggagcagagaggaTACTGGGAGGACCGGCTCACCCAATCCGAGCAGGAGAAGGTGCGGTGCGAGGAGAGAGCCGAGGAGGAGCAGGCCAGGATCTGCAGTCAGTTGtcctcagagaagaagaaggtggaggaggaggtctcCAGTTTACAGGAGGTCATACAGAACTCCCATCTGcagatcagccaatcagaggccacTTTAGAGGAGTTCAGAGAGCTCTGTGGTCAGTTAGAGGATGATCTTAAAGCTTCTCGTGGCCGCTGCTCTGAGCTGGAGGCCAGACTGGAGGAGGCCTGCACTCAGTTGGAGGAGAGCATCACCTTCCTGGAGAGTCATGAGGTTTTAAATAAACGCCTCGCCTCAGAGAAGAGCTccgtggaggaggagctgcagctgatgaagaccaaGGAGGAGCAGCTCCTGGTTCAGGTGACCCAGCTGAAAGAGGAGCTGGGAAACCTCCAGGCTGCGTCAGACAGCATCCTGCAGGACAGGGAGGTGGTGGCCGACAACTGCAGCCGCCTCTCCAACGCTTTCGTCCAGCAGCAGGCCCAGCTCAGAGCCAGAGAGCAGACCGTCAGCGCCCTGCGGGCAGAGCTGGAGGCTCTGCAGGAGGCCATGAGGAGCAAAGCTGACTGTGTCTCCAAACTGACTGCTGAGCTGGACTCACTGAAGATGGACCGCAACAGGCTGATCCAGGACCTGAAGGACCAAGCCATGGCTGTGGACAACCTGCGGCTGGAGCTGGATGCTGTCTCTGAGGAgttggacaggaggaggagcgctGAGACGGCTCTGCAAGAGGCTCTGAAGCAAGAGCAGACCAGGACATCGCAGCTCCACGCCAGTCTGGTTGAGCAGAAGGAGGAGATCTGTTGTCTGAGCCAGGAGAAAGGGACCTACACCCGGCTGGCTGACCAGCTCTCCACCCAGATCgtagagatggaggaggagatctCCACGCTCAGAGACCATCTCAGAGAGCTCAGCTCTCAGCTCAACGGGACTGCAGACCTGGTCCTGAACCTCAGGAGGCAGCTTAACACCAAAACCAGTGAGGTGGACCGGCTCCGGGGTGAGGTGGCGGACGGCGCTGATCGCTTACGTCAAGCCAAGGCCTCGTCCGATAAGCATCGCAGCAACGTTCAGCAGCTGACCAACCAGCTGGAAGCCAAGGACGGAGAGCTGGACCTGACCAGAGAGCAggtcctccagctgcagcaggcccTGCGGGACTCCCAGAACCAGCTGAGGACAGCGGAGGAGGACTTTGAACGAGAGAAGAGGGGcatgacacagcagctgatggagcttGAGAAGCTGGTCCTGGCcctggaggaggtgatggacCCGGCCAGTCCACACAG GActcagctggaggaggctcGATCAGAGAACGGAGCTCTTCAGGAACGACTGAGCGTCCTGCAGCAGGAAGTCCAGAATCTGGAGGACGATGTCGCCAAGAAGAG gaggaaactggaggagatggagagagaacatgagaggagcagagaagaagaggagaagctgCACAAAGAG aacTCCAGGTATCGTGAGGAGGTTCTGGATCTGAGCAGCAGGAACCTGCAACTCAGCAACGACAATGCCGAGCTGAGCGCCCGTCTCCGTGGAGACCAGGAGTCGGTCCGGATGCTGCAGGAGCGCCTGGCGATGGTCTccaaggagcaggaggaggagggagcttCG GTGCGGCGGCTGCAGGATGTGGCgatgcagcaggagagagagaagctgcagcagcaggcggCCTGGACGCAggagaaacagctgctggagcGAGAACTCGGCTCCTACAAGGAGAAG CTTGGTCGGCTGCCGGAGCTGGAGGCGGAGCTCAGTGGCGTGACGCTGAAGCTGCAGTGGTTGGAGGAGGATAAATCCAAACTGCTGAGAGAAGCCGACGACCGAAATAACAAG gtggagaagctgcagcagtcgCTGCTTTCTCTGGAGTCAGAGGCTGAGGTGCTTCGCTCTCAGCTCCACGCCGTCAGTCAGGAGAAACTCGGCCACGCCCAGGAAGTGAGCgacctgcagaggaagctgcGTGATGCTCAGAACAAG gtggaggagctggagaccAGCATCAGGAAGCtgatgagggagaaagaggagcttcatcaggctctggaggagcaggaggagcagaccTCCATCACTCTGCAGGAAGAGTCCCACAAACTGAGAGTACAGAACCAGGAGCTTCAACACAAG cTGTCGGAGCTGCAGGTTCAGGGTCTGGAAGTCCAGAAACTGACCCAGGCGCAGCAGAACCTGAAGTCCAAATTGAATGAGCTGGAGAGGGAGCGGACGCAGGCTCAGGACCAG GTGCAGCGGGCCGATGCAGCTCTCAGTGTGGTGCAGGCACAGCACCtgaggcagctgcagcagctgcaggagcgGGTGGGCGACGGCTGCAgggagcaggtggagcagctgcaggcccggctggtggaggagcagaggaggagtcagcagctggaggagacgCTAAGGCTTCAGgcccagcagagcagctcccaGATCAGCATGAAGCAG gatCAGCACGAGAAGGCGATGTCCGCCCTgcagcagaggatggaggagctggagaccAAACTGAAGGGAGTCCGCCTGGTTCTGCAGGAGAAGGTCCAGCAGCTCAAAGAACAG CTGGCGAAGAACACAAAGTCCAGCATGCTGTTGAAGGATCTGTACGTGGAGAACTCtcagctgatgaaggccctgcagGTCACCGAGCAGCGGCAGAaaaatgcagagaagaagaacttcCTGTTGGAGGATAAAGTGAAGGCACTCAACAAACTGCTGAGAGAAATCGTCCCAGCGTCGCTCGCCACGTAG
- the ninl gene encoding ninein-like protein isoform X5 produces MEEVAHSRYVAQLKAEFDSCDTTATGFLDREELTALCRKLQLDAHLPLLLDTLLGERTYARVNFEEFKEGFVAVLSRSLDFSTSEDDSSYLEPVVPEEVKPKFVKGAKRYGRRSRPDSKPDAALTCDSEDSPPSRTKATDSSPAGVRRAKLRRSTSLESVESLKSDEEAGSQKENVQPDFQSKGPQQEEVELGVVVGGGGGDGGVLMAVCDHLGLQQLNTEELDALLRKLDADLDGRVSIRDFQKVLRGSAPVSCSTPVRSADLQRAPHRVRHSLSQAVIEERSARSASPSLLTATVGQRVLSRLDDGSGCSSPERVIALWTEEGIRNSREILQTLDFPLEERLSLADLTLALDNELLVSGNGIHQAALISYKNEIQHLQAVAEQACRERDKVKADLDLADQRNLQLVREVDDRHASMETLNQSRIRDLEQDFRDRLTALRSQSEQESEALLQQVERERSTMQEELQLLRAQEAELQEELCRATQENSCMEEELTVVKLKLNEAESSVNKLQRDLDQLLHDKFGSLDPAGAGLSLEERFSEIVKEYELQCRVRDELRDRNDELSSELELLKSQRSDRKSRRSAGDAAEALSWTEQQSIRAESDSDEADMKRSSSPPVRKKLQPADKTALCSLDSVSGPAVSIQTELALEQLKQKHNQELQQLHIQLETQVNYYERSLELMRQSMEVERKDISQAFKLEISELEEQKAQAEQQVKQLKETLDKLQTQIQHAGGGGWSNEQERRMQRERAELEQNFAREISNLVQRLSAEKDQLEAELKLRMDQEVMLVRTQLEEARSENGALQERLSVLQQEVQNLEDDVAKKRRKLEEMEREHERSREEEEKLHKENSRYREEVLDLSSRNLQLSNDNAELSARLRGDQESVRMLQERLAMVSKEQEEEGASVRRLQDVAMQQEREKLQQQAAWTQEKQLLERELGSYKEKLGRLPELEAELSGVTLKLQWLEEDKSKLLREADDRNNKVEKLQQSLLSLESEAEVLRSQLHAVSQEKLGHAQEVSDLQRKLRDAQNKVEELETSIRKLMREKEELHQALEEQEEQTSITLQEESHKLRVQNQELQHKLSELQVQGLEVQKLTQAQQNLKSKLNELERERTQAQDQVQRADAALSVVQAQHLRQLQQLQERVGDGCREQVEQLQARLVEEQRRSQQLEETLRLQAQQSSSQISMKQDQHEKAMSALQQRMEELETKLKGVRLVLQEKVQQLKEQLAKNTKSSMLLKDLYVENSQLMKALQVTEQRQKNAEKKNFLLEDKVKALNKLLREIVPASLAT; encoded by the exons GTGAACTTCGAGGAGTTTAAAGAAGGTTTCGTGGCCGTCCTGTCTCGCTCGCTGGACTTCAGCACATCAGAGGATGACAGCAGCTACCTGGAGCCAG ttGTTCCAGAAGAGGTGAAGCCAAAGTTCGTGAAGGGGGCGAAGCGTTATGGCCGCCGCTCCCGTCCTGACAGTAAACCCGACGCCGCGCTGACCTGCGACTCAGAGGACTCGCCGCCATCCAGAACCAAAGCCACAGACTCGTCTCCGGCCGGCGTCCGCAGGGCCAAACTCAGACGATCCACATCTCTGGAGAGCGTTGAG agccTGAAGTCTGATGAGgaggcaggaagtcagaaggAGAACGTCCAGCCAGACTTTCAGTCTAAAG gccctcagcaggaggaggtggagctgggaGTTGTtgttggaggaggtggaggagatggcGGTGTCCTGATGGCGGTGTGTGATCACCTgggcctgcagcagctcaacaCAGAG GAGCTGGACGCGCTGCTCAGGAAGCTGGACGCCGACCTGGACGGCAGAGTCAGCATCAGGGACTTCCAGAAGGTTCTCCGTGGCTCCGCCCCTGTCTCCTGCTCCACGCCTGTACgatcagctgacctgcagaGGGCGCCACACAGGGTCAGACACTcactg TCCCAGGCGGTGATAGAGGAGCGCTCGGCTCGCTCCGCCTCACCCTCCCTGCTGACGGCCACGGTGGGTCAGAGAGTCCTCAGCCGGCTGGACGACGGCTCAGGATGCAGCAGCCCCGAGCGGGTCATCGCCCTCTGGACCGAGGAGGGGATCAGGAACAGCCGGGAGATCCTGCAG ACTCTGGACTTCCCTCTGGAGGAGCGTCTCAGTCTGGCGGACCTGACTCTGGCTCTGGACAACGAGCTGCTGGTGAGCGGGAACGGCATCCACCAGGCGGCGCTCATCTCCTACAAGAACGAGATCCAGCACCTGCA gGCGGTGGCGGAGCAGGCCTGCAGGGAGCGGGATAAGGTGAAGGCAGACCTGGATCTGGCTGATCAGAGGAACCTGCAGCTGGTCAGAGAGGTGGACGACCGCCACGCCAGCATGGAGACCCTCAACCAGAGCCGGATCAG GGACCTGGAGCAGGACTTCCGTGATAGGCTGACGGCTCTGCGCAGCCAGTCGGAGCAGGAGAGCgaggctctgctgcagcaggtggagagggagCGCAGCACaatgcaggaggagctgcagctgctccggGCGCAGGAGgcggagctgcaggaggagctctgCCGCGCCACACAG GAGAACAGTTGTAtggaggaggagctgactgttgtgaagctgaagctgaatgaaGCAGAAAGCTCAGTGAACAAACTGCAGAGAGACCTGGACCAGCTGCTGCACGACAAG TTTGGCAGCTTGGACCCGGCAGGTGCTGGTCTGAGTCTCGAGGAGCGTTTCTCCGAGATCGTCAAAGAGTACGAGCTGCAGTGTCGGGTAAGAGAC gagCTGCGGGACAGAAATGATGAGCTGAGCTCAGAGTTGGAGCTGCTGAAGAGTCAGAGGAGCGACAGGAAGTCCAGACGATCAGCAGGAGACGCCGCCGAGGCTCTGAGCTGGACCGAACAACAGTCCATCCGCGCCGAGTCAGACTCtg ACGAGGCGGACATGAAGCGCAGCTCGTCTCCTCCGGTCAGGAAGAAACTGCAGCCGGCAGATAAAACTG CTCTGTGTTCGTTGGACAGCGTCTCCGGTCCGGCTGTCAGCATTCAGACTGAACTGGCTCtggagcagctgaagcagaaacacaaccaggagctgcagcagctgcacatcCAGCTCGAGACGCAG gtgaacTACTACGAGCGCAGTCTGGAGCTGATGAGACAGAGCATGGAGGTCGAACGGAAAGACATCTCTCAGGCCTTCAAG CTGGAGATCAgcgagctggaggagcagaaagCTCAGGCGgagcagcaggtgaagcagctgaaggagacGCTGGACAAACTGCAGACTCAGATCCagcatgcaggaggaggagggtggagcaACGAGCAGGAGCGCAG GATGCAACGTGAGCGGGCGGAGCTGGAGCAGAACTTTGCCAGAGAGATCAGCAACCTGGTCCAGAGACTGAGCGCCGAGAAGGATCAgctggaggctgagctgaagctgaggaTGGACCAGGAAGTGATGCTGGTCAG GActcagctggaggaggctcGATCAGAGAACGGAGCTCTTCAGGAACGACTGAGCGTCCTGCAGCAGGAAGTCCAGAATCTGGAGGACGATGTCGCCAAGAAGAG gaggaaactggaggagatggagagagaacatgagaggagcagagaagaagaggagaagctgCACAAAGAG aacTCCAGGTATCGTGAGGAGGTTCTGGATCTGAGCAGCAGGAACCTGCAACTCAGCAACGACAATGCCGAGCTGAGCGCCCGTCTCCGTGGAGACCAGGAGTCGGTCCGGATGCTGCAGGAGCGCCTGGCGATGGTCTccaaggagcaggaggaggagggagcttCG GTGCGGCGGCTGCAGGATGTGGCgatgcagcaggagagagagaagctgcagcagcaggcggCCTGGACGCAggagaaacagctgctggagcGAGAACTCGGCTCCTACAAGGAGAAG CTTGGTCGGCTGCCGGAGCTGGAGGCGGAGCTCAGTGGCGTGACGCTGAAGCTGCAGTGGTTGGAGGAGGATAAATCCAAACTGCTGAGAGAAGCCGACGACCGAAATAACAAG gtggagaagctgcagcagtcgCTGCTTTCTCTGGAGTCAGAGGCTGAGGTGCTTCGCTCTCAGCTCCACGCCGTCAGTCAGGAGAAACTCGGCCACGCCCAGGAAGTGAGCgacctgcagaggaagctgcGTGATGCTCAGAACAAG gtggaggagctggagaccAGCATCAGGAAGCtgatgagggagaaagaggagcttcatcaggctctggaggagcaggaggagcagaccTCCATCACTCTGCAGGAAGAGTCCCACAAACTGAGAGTACAGAACCAGGAGCTTCAACACAAG cTGTCGGAGCTGCAGGTTCAGGGTCTGGAAGTCCAGAAACTGACCCAGGCGCAGCAGAACCTGAAGTCCAAATTGAATGAGCTGGAGAGGGAGCGGACGCAGGCTCAGGACCAG GTGCAGCGGGCCGATGCAGCTCTCAGTGTGGTGCAGGCACAGCACCtgaggcagctgcagcagctgcaggagcgGGTGGGCGACGGCTGCAgggagcaggtggagcagctgcaggcccggctggtggaggagcagaggaggagtcagcagctggaggagacgCTAAGGCTTCAGgcccagcagagcagctcccaGATCAGCATGAAGCAG gatCAGCACGAGAAGGCGATGTCCGCCCTgcagcagaggatggaggagctggagaccAAACTGAAGGGAGTCCGCCTGGTTCTGCAGGAGAAGGTCCAGCAGCTCAAAGAACAG CTGGCGAAGAACACAAAGTCCAGCATGCTGTTGAAGGATCTGTACGTGGAGAACTCtcagctgatgaaggccctgcagGTCACCGAGCAGCGGCAGAaaaatgcagagaagaagaacttcCTGTTGGAGGATAAAGTGAAGGCACTCAACAAACTGCTGAGAGAAATCGTCCCAGCGTCGCTCGCCACGTAG